A stretch of the Uranotaenia lowii strain MFRU-FL chromosome 3, ASM2978415v1, whole genome shotgun sequence genome encodes the following:
- the LOC129754444 gene encoding adenosine 3'-phospho 5'-phosphosulfate transporter 1 — MRNIVPDLIICFIVIVTITVVRLVSNILHESLGNGPVVPEVGDKGAAVGPPEELTLSQLIDSKSKEYAWLIRLSVNAFGYLCILVPGVLIYNYTKKIKYLERSDNAWFTNLVRICYGSSDSERGSDGRSQDKGSNAKRTSIQEFVLLFYCLFGLMGSYLTWGVLQEKIMTQEYENADKKKAHFKDSQFLVFANRVLGFLLTAVYLTAKSQLRQRAPLYKYSYASFSNIMSAWFQYEALKFVNFPTQVLAKSCKIIPVMIMGKIISRNKYEFYEYLTAIMISVGMIFFLTGSTDESKTTAITTLTGVLLLTFYMIFDSFTSNWQGELFKTYSMSSIQMMCGVNLFSTLFTAASLSMQGGFYSSLQFAADHPKFVADCVVLSISSAIGQLFIFYTIATFGAVVFTIIMTLRQAIAILLSCLIYKHSISSLGVVGIFIVFLAIFLRVYCTQRLKAIKRKHLSEASGKPRLNV; from the exons ATGAGGAATATAGTACCAGATTTGATAATCTG TTTCATCGTTATTGTGACCATAACGGTTGTCCGTTTGGTATCGAACATCCTGCACGAAAGCTTAGGAAATGGTCCGGTGGTTCCCGAAGTGGGAGATAAAGGAGCTGCCGTTGGGCCTCCAGAAGAATTGACTCTCTCCCAGCTGATTGACAGTAAATCGAAGGAATATGCTTGGTTGATCCGACTATCGGTTAACGCCTTTGGATATCTTTGTATTTTGGTACCGGGAGTCCTTATCTACAATTAcaccaagaaaataaaatatctggaACGATCGGACAATGCATGGTTCACCAACTTGGTAAGAATTTGTTACGGTTCATCGGATAGCGAACGTGGATCAGATGGACGTTCACAGGACAAAGGCTCAAATGCGAAACGAACCTCGATTCAGGAATTTGTTTTACTATTTTACTGTTTGTTTGGACTAATGGGATCCTACCTGACATGGGGAGTGCTACAGGAGAAAATAATGACTCAAGAATACGAGAATGCAGACAAGAAAAAAGCGCATTTTAAAGATTCACAATTTTTGGTATTTGCGAATCGAGTATTAGGATTTTTGCTGACGGCTGTTTATCTTACTGCGAAAAGTCAACTGCGACAACGAGCTCCTCTATACAAATACTCATACGCATCGTTTTCAAACATAATGAGCGCTTGGTTTCAGTACGAGGCCCTCAAGTTTGTAAATTTCCCAACGCAAGTTTTGGCCAAATCTTGCAAAATCATTCCAGTTATGATTATGGGAAAAATAATCTCCCGAAACAAATACGAATTCTACGAATACCTAACAGCGATCATGATTTCAGTCGGAATGATCTTTTTCCTCACTGGTTCGACCGATGAATCGAAGACAACGGCTATCACAACGCTCACTGGGGTATTGTTGCTCACGTTTTACATGATTTTTGATAGCTTTACTTCAAACTGGCAAGGAGAGCTGTTCAAAACGTACTCAATGTCTTCGATACAAATGATGTGTGGTGTGAATCTTTTCAGCACTCTGTTCACCGCAGCATCGTTATCCATGCAAGGTGGTTTCTACAGTTCGCTGCAGTTTGCTGCCGATCACCCAAAATTCGTTGCTGATTGTGTAGTGCTTTCCATATCGTCGGCTATTGGTCAACTGTTCATATTTTACACGATAGCCACCTTTGGTGCTGTTGTCTTTACCATCATTATGACGCTGCGGCAGGCCATTGCTATTCTGTTATCCTGTCTCATTTACAAACATAGCATTTCGTCGTTGGGCGTCGTTGGgatatttattgtatttttggcaatatttttgCGAGTCTACTGCACCCAAAGACTTAAAGCGATCAAACGGAAGCACCTATCAGAAGCAAGTGGAAAGCCACGACTGAATGTTTAG